One stretch of Chryseobacterium fluminis DNA includes these proteins:
- a CDS encoding 5'-methylthioadenosine/S-adenosylhomocysteine nucleosidase family protein, which translates to MIKINEELNFSVDDTLFVFALDSEAGKVFNDKNKLITGIGKVNAAMELTKEIYSRRPKLIVNLGSAGSKGFSKGDVVCCTKFIQRDMDVRGLGFKLYETPLSGVPVVLEYGLKMENLKEGICGSGDSFEMNHSETVYNIVDMEAYPLALIAMKENIPFLCLKYISDDAGSDAAEDWAIQVHLASEAFKKILFS; encoded by the coding sequence ATGATAAAAATAAACGAAGAACTTAATTTTTCCGTTGATGATACGCTTTTTGTGTTCGCGCTGGATTCCGAAGCAGGCAAGGTTTTTAATGATAAGAATAAGCTGATTACAGGCATCGGTAAGGTGAATGCAGCGATGGAACTTACCAAAGAAATCTATTCCAGAAGACCAAAACTGATTGTCAATCTCGGATCCGCAGGAAGTAAGGGCTTCAGCAAAGGTGACGTGGTATGCTGTACAAAATTTATCCAGAGAGATATGGATGTCCGCGGGTTGGGCTTCAAACTGTATGAAACTCCTCTTTCAGGGGTTCCCGTAGTTCTGGAATATGGACTGAAAATGGAAAATCTCAAAGAAGGGATCTGCGGCAGCGGTGACAGTTTTGAGATGAACCACTCTGAAACGGTTTACAATATTGTAGATATGGAAGCTTATCCTTTAGCACTCATTGCCATGAAAGAAAATATTCCTTTTCTGTGTCTAAAATATATCTCGGATGATGCAGGAAGTGATGCAGCAGAAGACTGGGCAATACAGGTTCACCTGGCTTCCGAAGCTTTTAAAAAAATATTATTCTCATAA
- a CDS encoding helix-turn-helix domain-containing protein, whose product MKVSFCKPVDPVLQKYLEGYYFMAKDESHKTLRYLTFPDNYFIVSACRNASVIQKRAGLEIHESASDNLMIDFVSQCSVPTEIFYRNMIDEVTVYFKPLGMYQFFEADSTAGLRDKIQNSDFRDRMVQILNEQDRNKQIQLLEEYWLSKFRPRSMMLAFAIAADLDSALNIGEIAAKNKITRQYVNKISRKYLGKPASEYRKIQRFRKSLIPSKNVRNLTELSYDNLFYDQSHFIKDFKELTRISPRKFFENVNTEQNNIWLFI is encoded by the coding sequence ATGAAAGTCAGTTTCTGTAAACCTGTTGATCCTGTTCTTCAAAAATACCTGGAAGGTTACTATTTTATGGCTAAAGATGAGTCTCACAAGACTCTCAGATATCTTACCTTTCCGGATAACTATTTTATCGTATCAGCCTGCAGGAATGCATCTGTCATTCAAAAGAGAGCAGGGCTGGAAATTCATGAGTCCGCCTCGGATAATCTGATGATTGATTTTGTCTCTCAATGTTCTGTACCCACAGAAATTTTTTATCGGAATATGATTGATGAAGTGACGGTTTACTTTAAACCTTTAGGGATGTATCAGTTTTTTGAAGCAGATTCTACAGCGGGTCTCAGGGATAAAATTCAGAATTCCGATTTCAGAGACCGTATGGTCCAAATTCTAAACGAACAGGACAGAAATAAGCAGATACAGCTGCTGGAAGAATACTGGCTCTCAAAATTCAGGCCCAGAAGTATGATGTTAGCCTTTGCCATAGCAGCTGATTTAGATTCAGCACTCAACATTGGAGAAATTGCTGCTAAAAATAAGATTACCCGGCAATATGTTAATAAAATTTCCAGGAAGTATTTGGGCAAACCCGCTTCCGAATACCGGAAGATTCAGAGATTCCGAAAGTCTCTCATCCCAAGTAAAAACGTCAGGAATCTCACCGAACTTTCTTATGATAATCTTTTTTATGATCAGTCTCACTTTATTAAAGATTTTAAAGAACTCACCAGAATAAGTCCCCGGAAATTCTTTGAAAATGTAAATACGGAGCAGAATAACATCTGGCTTTTTATTTAA